One Lacunisphaera limnophila DNA window includes the following coding sequences:
- the hpt gene encoding hypoxanthine phosphoribosyltransferase — protein sequence MPSLKGPPELKHLDHVLVTPLAIKRRIAGLGEQLNADYAKKDLMVIAIVNGALIFTADLLRQMRSPLRLDCLRASSYHDGTKAVGEPRIVDSMKLDVRGHNVLLVDDILDTGKTLAAVAGMIKDKGALSVKTCVLLDKKARRAVPFEADYVGFEIPNEFVVGYGLDFNERYRNLPCIGVLKPKYYAGLV from the coding sequence ATGCCCTCCCTGAAAGGCCCGCCCGAGCTCAAGCACCTCGATCACGTCCTCGTCACCCCGCTGGCGATCAAGCGCCGCATCGCCGGCCTGGGGGAACAGTTGAATGCGGACTACGCCAAGAAGGACCTGATGGTGATCGCCATCGTCAACGGCGCCCTGATCTTCACCGCCGACCTCCTCCGCCAGATGCGCAGCCCCCTGCGCCTCGACTGCCTCCGCGCCTCCAGCTACCACGACGGCACCAAGGCCGTCGGCGAGCCCCGCATCGTGGACTCGATGAAACTCGACGTGCGCGGCCACAACGTGCTCCTCGTCGACGACATCCTCGACACCGGCAAGACCCTCGCCGCCGTCGCCGGCATGATCAAGGACAAGGGCGCCCTCTCCGTGAAGACCTGCGTCCTCCTCGACAAGAAAGCCCGCCGCGCCGTGCCCTTCGAGGCCGACTACGTGGGTTTCGAGATCCCCAACGAGTTCGTCGTCGGCTACGGCCTCGATTTCAACGAGCGCTACCGCAACCTCCCCTGCATCGGCGTCCTGAAACCCAAGTACTACGCCGGCCTGGTCTGA
- a CDS encoding ABC transporter ATP-binding protein, translated as MAAPLLLDFAHLTVPRGDRYILRDFSLQIRRGEHVALLGPNGSGKSTLVKAITREIYPVDRPGLRFQLLGQDDWDVNDLRGHFGIVALDQLHNLSHEVTLRRVTARELVLSGYFNSLGLWPHHRVKPAQEKHARAILRFLEISHLAHRPVSEMSSGEQRRAMIGRALVHDPGALVLDEPTNSLDPGAVREFRDLLRRLARADRTLLLVTHHIADVIPEIDRVILLQDGRIVGDGPKAQLLTSARLSRLFGAKLQVVRKGRSYDVT; from the coding sequence GTGGCTGCCCCCCTCCTGCTCGATTTCGCCCACCTCACCGTCCCGCGCGGCGACCGCTACATCCTGCGCGACTTCTCGCTCCAGATCCGCCGCGGCGAGCACGTCGCCCTCCTCGGCCCCAACGGCTCCGGCAAGTCCACCCTCGTCAAGGCCATCACCCGCGAGATCTACCCGGTCGACCGCCCGGGCCTCCGCTTCCAGCTCCTGGGCCAGGACGACTGGGACGTGAACGACCTGCGCGGCCACTTCGGCATCGTCGCCCTCGACCAGCTGCACAACCTCTCGCACGAGGTCACCCTCCGGCGCGTCACCGCCCGCGAACTCGTCCTCTCAGGCTACTTCAACAGCCTTGGTCTCTGGCCGCACCACCGGGTGAAGCCGGCCCAGGAAAAACACGCCCGCGCGATCCTGCGCTTCCTCGAGATCAGCCACCTCGCTCACCGGCCCGTCTCCGAGATGTCCTCCGGCGAGCAACGCCGCGCCATGATCGGCCGCGCCCTCGTGCACGATCCCGGGGCCCTCGTTCTCGACGAGCCCACCAACAGCCTCGACCCGGGCGCCGTGCGCGAATTCCGCGACCTGCTCCGCCGCCTCGCCCGCGCCGATCGCACGCTCCTGCTCGTGACGCACCACATCGCCGACGTCATCCCCGAGATCGATCGCGTGATCCTCCTGCAGGACGGCCGCATCGTCGGCGACGGCCCCAAGGCGCAGCTGCTGACCTCGGCCCGCCTCTCGCGGCTGTTCGGAGCGAAGCTGCAGGTCGTGCGGAAGGGCCGGAGTTACGACGTGACCTGA